The following are encoded together in the Nymphaea colorata isolate Beijing-Zhang1983 chromosome 14, ASM883128v2, whole genome shotgun sequence genome:
- the LOC116267599 gene encoding lysine-specific demethylase JMJ18-like isoform X1, giving the protein MGEKDFQEEVFLGWSPNEACKPIIDEAPVFYPSEEEFKDTLKYINSIYQQVEAYGICRIVPPNSFKPPCPLKDGNIWGKRKFETRIQEVDKLQNREPARKKPKTRNKRRKRRQSWTMVSRRRGHSARSEVNEPAASDDDDRFGFHPGPEYTLEAFQRYADNFKEQYFRVKDSCKDMYSSDHESKMKKELSVEDIEGEYWRLVEKASEEVEVHYGADLDTEKFCSGFPKANLTCKMDDDPYVSSGWNLNNFARLPGSVLAFEQTDISGVLVPWLYIGMCFSSFCWHVEDHHLYSLNYLHFGDQKLWYGVPGSDAKKLENAMKKHLPELFEEQPTLLNELVTQLSPSVLKSEGVSVYRTVQHAGEFVLTFPRAYHSGFNCGFNCAEAVNVAPVDWLPHGQSAVELYHEQCRKTSISHDKLLLGAANGAVKALWRLLLLKECNKESLRWESACGKDGILTEAVKARVQMEQMRREKLPKPFEARRMHANFDLTDDQECFLCFYDLHLSAIGCECSRNRFSCLEHAKLLCSCGPRKRYFLFRYDLDELHTLVKALEGNLTALYDWATGKLAIDGLSMTAPENSSCLKPEASCSSFTKSEETSFGTLATMQSEIAGKLELEVGLPHANCVKKIKRDLGELSVDSVATDGLSSEVENRKCNALKYPSKEGSTSSANSPKVLDMSEACKYEEIGCDTSGAFQSSSVENSHVASYPFNKLHIMNSLEFPSATSSDKLFQIGFVHQELNLGMLSHIKDDTSAVSGTKVNACKNFSNLGREGPLLKRKSDGFCISGEEDTNVHHDQKQQKLQSSSSSSTESDRSSPTYKVNEEQLSLSEDICLNSYLSSKCLSAPESDVSNAKGEKSLIAEIFIKLKEHHKTIDLAYSREEDSPCGEHVSMNANSSSLLIDGSLQEGACCKAEKLFGVNLQLLKPSSCESSDEVHTKETTSCTCTILNENKSNSTVAVCPASGSDTCTFHIEKTLHEPVPIEFGSIVPQKLWCSKEAIFPKGYKSRVMFFDILDPTQICSYISEVFDAGLLGPMFKVTVEDNPTEVFMHACPRKCWDLVRQRLNEEIEKLQSLGVQNLPPLQLLGNLDGLKMFGFSSLQIIESIEALDASQQCSDYWISKPYHLPSLNWNLNNEPEEQNDCLRTEITKKCDSSPISHAETEHAYSPSRTNWIQNSMGSEDDISDMKIRHVLRGLFKKGSREELILMHKVLCSESCSSSRQAALASLLEEIQDL; this is encoded by the exons GTGTTCTTGGGATGGTCTCCTAATGAAGCTTGTAAGCCCATCATTGATGAAGCTCCTGTATTTTATCCAAGTGAAGAG GAATTCAAAGATACTCTTAAGTACATTAACAGCATTTATCAGCAGGTGGAAGCATACGGAATATGCCGCATTGTACCTCCGAATTCCTTTAAGCCACCATGTCCTTTAAAGGATGGAAACATCTGGGGAAAACGTAAGTTTGAGACGCGAATTCAAGAAGTTGACAAGCTTCAAAATAGAGAACCAGCAAGAAAGAAACCCAAAACACGCAACaagaggagaaaaaggagaCAGTCATGGACAATGGTGTCTCGTCGACGTGGTCATTCTGCCCGATCTGAAGTAAATGAACCTGCAGCttctgatgatgatgatagGTTTGGCTTCCATCCTGGTCCAGAGTACACTCTAGAAGCTTTTCAAAGATATGCAGACAATTTTAAAGAACAGTATTTCAGAGTTAAAGATAGCTGTAAGGATATGTACTCCAGTGATCATGaatctaaaatgaaaaaggaattgTCAGTTGAGGACATTGAAGGTGAATACTGGAGATTGGTTGAGAAAGCATCTGAGGAAGTTGAG gTGCATTATGGTGCTGACTTGGATACTGAAAAGTTCTGCAGTGGATTTCCAAAAGCAAATTTGACTTGTAAAATGGATGATGATCCATATGTTTCATCTGGATGGAACTTGAACAATTTTGCACGCCTACCTGGATCTGTGCTGGCTTTTGAGCAGACAGATATTTCTGGTGTTTTGGTTCCTTGGCTATACATAGGAATGTGTTTCTCATCATTTTGCTGG CATGTTGAGGACCATCATTTGTACTCATTGAATTATCTCCACTTTGGGGATCAAAAGCTATGGTATGGAGTACCTGGAAGTGATGCTAAAAAGCTGGAGAATGCTATGAAGAAGCATTTGCCTGAGTTGTTTGAAGAACAACCTACTTTACTGAATGAACTC GTCACACAACTGTCACCatcagttttaaaatctgaaggggtCTCTGTTTATCGTACTGTTCAGCATGCTGGCgagtttgttcttactttccCCAGGGCATACCATTCAGGATTTAACTGTGGTTTCAACTGTGCTGAGGCTGTCAATGTTGCTCCAGTTGATTGGTTGCCACATGGCCAAAGCGCAGTGGAACTTTACCATGAACAGTGTCGTAAAACATCGATATCACATGATAAATTGCTACTTGGTGCTGCTAACGGAGCAGTTAAGGCTCTTTGGAGGCTGCTGCTACTCAAGGAATGCAACAAGGAAAGTCTGAGATGGGAAAGTGCATGCGGGAAGGATGGAATTCTTACAGAAGCAGTTAAA GCACGGGTACAGATGGagcaaatgaggagagagaaacttcctaaaccttttgaagccagaagaatgcatgcaaactttgatttgactgatgatcaagaatgctttttatgtttttatgatTTACATCTCTCAGcgattggttgtgaatgttcacGGAACCGCTTCTCATGCTTAGAGCATGCAAAGCTACTCTGCTCATGTggtccaagaaaaagatatttcctcttccgttatgatttggatgaattgcatacccttgtaaaagctttagaaggaaatctgACCGCTTTGTACGACTGGGCAACTGGAAAACTGGCCATTGATGGTTTATCCATGACAGCACCTGAGAACTCATCTTGTTTGAAGCCAGAAGCAAGTTGTAGTAGTTTCACCAAATCAGAGGAAACAAGCTTTGGAACTCTTGCCACCATGCAATCAGAGATTGCAGGTAAGTTAGAGCTTGAAGTTGGACTTCCTCATGCTAATTGtgtaaagaaaattaaaagagacTTGGGTGAGCTTTCAGTTGACTCAGTTGCAACTGATGGCCTTTCTTCAGAAGTGGAAAACAGGAAGTGCAATGCACTGAAATATCCTTCAAAGGAAGGATCAACTTCTAGTGCGAACAGTCCAAAAGTCCTTGACATGAGCGAAGCATGCAAATATGAGGAAATTGGATGTGATACTTCAGGAGCCTTTCAATCAAGTTCAGTAGAAAATAGTCACGTGGCTTCATATCCTTTCAACAAACTacacattatgaattctttggaGTTTCCATCAGCCACCAGCTCTGATAAGTTATTTCAGATTGGTTTCGTTCATCAAGAGTTgaatcttggaatgctttcacaCATTAAGGATGATACTTCTGCAGTTTCAgggactaaggttaatgcatgcaaaaatttcTCCAATCTAGGTAGGGAAGGACCTCTTTTAAAGCGTAAATCAGATGGATTTTGTATTTCTGGAGAGGAGGATACCAATGTTCATCACGACCAGAAACAGCAGAAATTGCAAAGCAGCAGTTCATCTAGTACAGAGAGCGATAGAAGTAGCCCTACATATAAGGTCAATGAAGAGCAGCTTTCGTTGTCTGAGGATATATGTCTCAATAGCTATTTAAGCAGCAAATGCTTGTCTGCACCTGAGAGCgatgtatctaatgctaaaggggaaaaaagTTTGATTgctgaaatattcattaaattgaaagagcatCATAAAACCATCGATCTAGCTTATTCCCGAGAGGAGGATAGTCCATGCGGGGAGCATGTTTCAATGAATGCAAACTCCAGTTCACTTCTTATAGATGGCAGTCTTCAAGAAGGTGCATGTTGTAAAGCAGAAAAACTTTTTGGAGTCAATCTGCAGCTTTTGAAGCCATCTTCTTGCGAATCATCAGATGAAGTGCATACCAAAGAaactacttcatgcacatgtactatactgaatgaaaacaaatccaattcaactgtGGCTGTGTGTCCAGCCTCCGGATCGGATACCTgtacctttcatattgaaaagacgttgcatgaacctgtgccaatagaatttggctctattgttcctcaaaagctatggtgcagtaaggaagccatatttcctaaag gatataagagtcgtgtcatgttctttgatatacttgatccaacacaaatttgtagctataTCTCGGAGGTATTTGATGCTGGACTGCTTGGGCCCATGTTTAAG GTTACAGTTGAGGACAATCCAACTGAAGTCTTTATGCATGCTTGTCCTAGAAAGTGCTGGGACTTAGTGCGTCAGAGGCTTAATGAAGAGATAGAAAAGTTACAAAGCCTCGGAGTGCAGAACCTGCCACCATTGCAACTCCTGGGAAATCTTGATGGACTtaagatgtttggattttcttccttgcaaattattgag TCCATCGAGGCACTAGATGCATCTCAACAGTGTTCAGACTACTGGATATCCAAACCATATCATCTGCCAAGCTTAAACTGGAACTTGAACAATGAGCCTGAGGAACAAAATGACTGCTTGAGAACTGAAATCACTAAAAAGTGTGATTCAAGTCCAATATCTCATGCTGAGACTGAGCATGCATATTCACCAAGTAGGACTAACTGGATTCAGAATAGCATGGGTTCAGAGGATGACATCTCAGATATGAAAATTCGGCATGTGCTGAGAGGATTATTCAAGAAAGGAAGTCGTGAGGAATTAATCTTGATGCATAAGGTACTGTGCAGCGAGTCATGTAGCTCTAGTAGGCAAGCTGCACTTGCTTCTCTCCTTgaagaaattcaagatttaTGA
- the LOC116267599 gene encoding lysine-specific demethylase JMJ18-like isoform X2, protein MGEKDFQEEVFLGWSPNEACKPIIDEAPVFYPSEEEFKDTLKYINSIYQQVEAYGICRIVPPNSFKPPCPLKDGNIWGKRKFETRIQEVDKLQNREPARKKPKTRNKRRKRRQSWTMVSRRRGHSARSEVNEPAASDDDDRFGFHPGPEYTLEAFQRYADNFKEQYFRVKDSCKDMYSSDHESKMKKELSVEDIEGEYWRLVEKASEEVEVHYGADLDTEKFCSGFPKANLTCKMDDDPYVSSGWNLNNFARLPGSVLAFEQTDISGVLVPWLYIGMCFSSFCWHVEDHHLYSLNYLHFGDQKLWYGVPGSDAKKLENAMKKHLPELFEEQPTLLNELVTQLSPSVLKSEGVSVYRTVQHAGEFVLTFPRAYHSGFNCGFNCAEAVNVAPVDWLPHGQSAVELYHEQCRKTSISHDKLLLGAANGAVKALWRLLLLKECNKESLRWESACGKDGILTEAVKARVQMEQMRREKLPKPFEARRMHANFDLTDDQECFLCFYDLHLSAIGCECSRNRFSCLEHAKLLCSCGPRKRYFLFRYDLDELHTLVKALEGNLTALYDWATGKLAIDGLSMTAPENSSCLKPEASCSSFTKSEETSFGTLATMQSEIAGKLELEVGLPHANCVKKIKRDLGELSVDSVATDGLSSEVENRKCNALKYPSKEGSTSSANSPKVLDMSEACKYEEIGCDTSGAFQSSSVENSHVASYPFNKLHIMNSLEFPSATSSDKLFQIGFVHQELNLGMLSHIKDDTSAVSGTKVNACKNFSNLGREGPLLKRKSDGFCISGEEDTNVHHDQKQQKLQSSSSSSTESDRSSPTYKVNEEQLSLSEDICLNSYLSSKCLSAPESDVSNAKGEKSLIAEIFIKLKEHHKTIDLAYSREEDSPCGEHVSMNANSSSLLIDGSLQEGACCKAEKLFGVNLQLLKPSSCESSDEVHTKETTSCTCTILNENKSNSTVAVCPASGSDTCTFHIEKTLHEPVPIEFGSIVPQKLWCSKEAIFPKGYS, encoded by the exons GTGTTCTTGGGATGGTCTCCTAATGAAGCTTGTAAGCCCATCATTGATGAAGCTCCTGTATTTTATCCAAGTGAAGAG GAATTCAAAGATACTCTTAAGTACATTAACAGCATTTATCAGCAGGTGGAAGCATACGGAATATGCCGCATTGTACCTCCGAATTCCTTTAAGCCACCATGTCCTTTAAAGGATGGAAACATCTGGGGAAAACGTAAGTTTGAGACGCGAATTCAAGAAGTTGACAAGCTTCAAAATAGAGAACCAGCAAGAAAGAAACCCAAAACACGCAACaagaggagaaaaaggagaCAGTCATGGACAATGGTGTCTCGTCGACGTGGTCATTCTGCCCGATCTGAAGTAAATGAACCTGCAGCttctgatgatgatgatagGTTTGGCTTCCATCCTGGTCCAGAGTACACTCTAGAAGCTTTTCAAAGATATGCAGACAATTTTAAAGAACAGTATTTCAGAGTTAAAGATAGCTGTAAGGATATGTACTCCAGTGATCATGaatctaaaatgaaaaaggaattgTCAGTTGAGGACATTGAAGGTGAATACTGGAGATTGGTTGAGAAAGCATCTGAGGAAGTTGAG gTGCATTATGGTGCTGACTTGGATACTGAAAAGTTCTGCAGTGGATTTCCAAAAGCAAATTTGACTTGTAAAATGGATGATGATCCATATGTTTCATCTGGATGGAACTTGAACAATTTTGCACGCCTACCTGGATCTGTGCTGGCTTTTGAGCAGACAGATATTTCTGGTGTTTTGGTTCCTTGGCTATACATAGGAATGTGTTTCTCATCATTTTGCTGG CATGTTGAGGACCATCATTTGTACTCATTGAATTATCTCCACTTTGGGGATCAAAAGCTATGGTATGGAGTACCTGGAAGTGATGCTAAAAAGCTGGAGAATGCTATGAAGAAGCATTTGCCTGAGTTGTTTGAAGAACAACCTACTTTACTGAATGAACTC GTCACACAACTGTCACCatcagttttaaaatctgaaggggtCTCTGTTTATCGTACTGTTCAGCATGCTGGCgagtttgttcttactttccCCAGGGCATACCATTCAGGATTTAACTGTGGTTTCAACTGTGCTGAGGCTGTCAATGTTGCTCCAGTTGATTGGTTGCCACATGGCCAAAGCGCAGTGGAACTTTACCATGAACAGTGTCGTAAAACATCGATATCACATGATAAATTGCTACTTGGTGCTGCTAACGGAGCAGTTAAGGCTCTTTGGAGGCTGCTGCTACTCAAGGAATGCAACAAGGAAAGTCTGAGATGGGAAAGTGCATGCGGGAAGGATGGAATTCTTACAGAAGCAGTTAAA GCACGGGTACAGATGGagcaaatgaggagagagaaacttcctaaaccttttgaagccagaagaatgcatgcaaactttgatttgactgatgatcaagaatgctttttatgtttttatgatTTACATCTCTCAGcgattggttgtgaatgttcacGGAACCGCTTCTCATGCTTAGAGCATGCAAAGCTACTCTGCTCATGTggtccaagaaaaagatatttcctcttccgttatgatttggatgaattgcatacccttgtaaaagctttagaaggaaatctgACCGCTTTGTACGACTGGGCAACTGGAAAACTGGCCATTGATGGTTTATCCATGACAGCACCTGAGAACTCATCTTGTTTGAAGCCAGAAGCAAGTTGTAGTAGTTTCACCAAATCAGAGGAAACAAGCTTTGGAACTCTTGCCACCATGCAATCAGAGATTGCAGGTAAGTTAGAGCTTGAAGTTGGACTTCCTCATGCTAATTGtgtaaagaaaattaaaagagacTTGGGTGAGCTTTCAGTTGACTCAGTTGCAACTGATGGCCTTTCTTCAGAAGTGGAAAACAGGAAGTGCAATGCACTGAAATATCCTTCAAAGGAAGGATCAACTTCTAGTGCGAACAGTCCAAAAGTCCTTGACATGAGCGAAGCATGCAAATATGAGGAAATTGGATGTGATACTTCAGGAGCCTTTCAATCAAGTTCAGTAGAAAATAGTCACGTGGCTTCATATCCTTTCAACAAACTacacattatgaattctttggaGTTTCCATCAGCCACCAGCTCTGATAAGTTATTTCAGATTGGTTTCGTTCATCAAGAGTTgaatcttggaatgctttcacaCATTAAGGATGATACTTCTGCAGTTTCAgggactaaggttaatgcatgcaaaaatttcTCCAATCTAGGTAGGGAAGGACCTCTTTTAAAGCGTAAATCAGATGGATTTTGTATTTCTGGAGAGGAGGATACCAATGTTCATCACGACCAGAAACAGCAGAAATTGCAAAGCAGCAGTTCATCTAGTACAGAGAGCGATAGAAGTAGCCCTACATATAAGGTCAATGAAGAGCAGCTTTCGTTGTCTGAGGATATATGTCTCAATAGCTATTTAAGCAGCAAATGCTTGTCTGCACCTGAGAGCgatgtatctaatgctaaaggggaaaaaagTTTGATTgctgaaatattcattaaattgaaagagcatCATAAAACCATCGATCTAGCTTATTCCCGAGAGGAGGATAGTCCATGCGGGGAGCATGTTTCAATGAATGCAAACTCCAGTTCACTTCTTATAGATGGCAGTCTTCAAGAAGGTGCATGTTGTAAAGCAGAAAAACTTTTTGGAGTCAATCTGCAGCTTTTGAAGCCATCTTCTTGCGAATCATCAGATGAAGTGCATACCAAAGAaactacttcatgcacatgtactatactgaatgaaaacaaatccaattcaactgtGGCTGTGTGTCCAGCCTCCGGATCGGATACCTgtacctttcatattgaaaagacgttgcatgaacctgtgccaatagaatttggctctattgttcctcaaaagctatggtgcagtaaggaagccatatttcctaaag GTTACAGTTGA